One genomic region from Lycorma delicatula isolate Av1 chromosome 1, ASM4794821v1, whole genome shotgun sequence encodes:
- the LOC142318405 gene encoding histone H3 has product MARTKQTARKSTGGKAPRKQLATKAARKSAPATGGVKKPHRYRPGTVALREIRRYQKSTELLIRKLPFQRLVREIAQDFKTDLRFQSSAVMALQEASEAYLVGLFEDTNLCAIHAKRVTIMPKDIQLARRIRGERA; this is encoded by the coding sequence ATGGCCCGTACCAAGCAGACCGCCCGCAAATCCACCGGTGGCAAAGCTCCCAGGAAGCAGCTGGCGACCAAGGCGGCACGCAAGAGCGCCCCGGCCACCGGCGGCGTGAAGAAACCTCATCGCTACAGGCCTGGAACTGTCGCCCTCCGTGAGATCCGTAGATACCAGAAGAGCACGGAGCTACTCATACGCAAGCTGCCGTTCCAGCGGCTGGTACGTGAGATAGCGCAGGACTTCAAGACCGATCTCCGGTTCCAGAGTTCCGCCGTCATGGCTCTGCAGGAAGCCAGCGAGGCTTATCTGGTCGGGCTGTTTGAAGACACAAATCTGTGCGCCATCCACGCCAAACGTGTGACAATTATGCCGAAAGACATCCAGCTGGCTCGTCGTATTCGCGGAGAGAGAGCTTAA
- the LOC142334427 gene encoding histone H2B: MPPKTSGKAAKKAGKAQKNIAKGDKKKKRKRKESYAVYIYKVLKQVHPDTGISSKAMSIMNSFVNDIFERIAAEASRLAHYNKRSTITSREIQTAVRLLLPGELAKHAVSEGTKAVTKYTSSK, encoded by the coding sequence ATGCCACCTAAGACCAGCGGTAAAGCGGCCAAGAAGGCCGGCAAGGCGCAAAAGAACATCGCCAAGGGAGACAAGAAAAAGAAACGCAAGAGGAAGGAAAGCTACGCGGTGTACATCTACAAAGTGTTGAAGCAGGTCCATCCTGACACCGGCATCTCCTCTAAGGCGATGAGCATCATGAACAGCTTCGTTAACGATATATTCGAGCGCATCGCGGCCGAGGCTTCCAGGCTCGCCCACTACAACAAGCGGTCCACAATCACCAGCAGGGAGATCCAGACCGCCGTACGGCTTCTGTTGCCCGGTGAATTGGCCAAACACGCTGTCAGCGAAGGCACCAAGGCCGTAACCAAATACACGAGCTCTAAGTAA
- the LOC142334418 gene encoding histone H1-like: MSDSTATASAPVATATTPAKAAPGKKAASKAGGSKKPRSKPAHPPTADMVNAAIAGLKERGGSSLQAIKKYIAANYKVDAEKLAPFIKKYLKTAVAAGALTQPKGKGASGSFKISVKGEGKAAPAKKPSAPKPKPKKAAAASKPKSASAKKAAAPKPKSPSKAKKVSKPPTKKPKSPKPKKAAVKKPKSPKKAAAGKKK, from the coding sequence atgtcaGACAGCACCGCTACAGCTTCAGCTCCCGTCGCCACAGCGACAACTCCGGCCAAGGCAGCTCCAGGGAAAAAGGCGGCATCCAAAGCAGGCGGTTCGAAGAAGCCGAGGTCTAAGCCGGCGCACCCGCCGACAGCCGATATGGTCAACGCGGCGATCGCCGGTCTCAAAGAGCGCGGCGGATCTTCTCTGCAGGCGATAAAGAAGTACATAGCAGCCAACTACAAGGTAGACGCCGAAAAGTTGGCCCCGTTCATCAAGAAATATCTGAAAACGGCGGTCGCGGCAGGCGCCCTCACGCAGCCGAAAGGTAAAGGAGCGTCCGGCTCTTTCAAGATATCAGTGAAGGGCGAAGGCAAAGCCGCCCCGGCTAAGAAACCGTCCGCTCCGAAGCCGAAACCGAAGAAAGCCGCAGCAGCCAGCAAACCGAAGAGCGCTTCTGCGAAGAAGGCGGCCGCCCCGAAACCGAAGTCTCCATCGAAGGCGAAAAAGGTGTCCAAGCCGCCGACCAAGAAACCAAAGTCTCCGAAGCCGAAGAAGGCAGCAGTGAAGAAACCAAAGTCGCCCAAGAAAGCAGCCGCTGGAaagaagaagtaa
- the LOC142334425 gene encoding histone H2A, whose product MSGRGKGGKVKGKAKSRSSRAGLQFPVGRIHRLLRKGNYAERVGAGAPVYLAAVMEYLAAEVLELAGNAARDNKKTRIIPRHLQLAIRNDEELNKLLSGVTIAQGGVLPNIQAVLLPKKTEKKA is encoded by the coding sequence ATGTCAGGTCGCGGAAAGGGTGGTAAAGTGAAGGGAAAGGCAAAGTCGCGGTCTTCCCGCGCCGGTCTTCAATTCCCGGTGGGCAGAATCCACCGTCTTCTCAGGAAGGGCAACTACGCAGAACGTGTCGGAGCGGGCGCTCCGGTCTACCTGGCTGCCGTCATGGAATATTTGGCTGCGGAAGTATTGGAGTTGGCAGGAAACGCGGCCAGGGACAACAAGAAAACTCGTATCATCCCGAGGCACTTGCAGTTGGCCATCCGCAATGACGAGGAGTTAAACAAGCTTTTGTCCGGGGTCACCATCGCACAAGGTGGTGTCTTGCCGAACATTCAAGCCGTGCTTCTGCCGAAGAAGACCGAGAAGAAAGCTTAA
- the LOC142334431 gene encoding histone H4, with the protein MTGRGKGGKGLGKGGAKRHRKVLRDNIQGITKPAIRRLARRGGVKRISGLIYEETRGVLKVFLENVIRDAVTYTEHAKRKTVTAMDVVYALKRQGRTLYGFGG; encoded by the coding sequence ATGACCGGTCGCGGGAAAGGAGGTAAAGGTTTGGGCAAAGGCGGAGCCAAGCGTCACCGCAAGGTCCTGCGAGACAACATCCAGGGCATCACCAAGCCGGCCATCAGGCGTCTGGCCCGCCGCGGCGGTGTGAAACGTATCTCAGGTCTCATATACGAAGAGACCAGAGGAGTACTTAAAGTGTTCCTCGAGAACGTAATCAGAGACGCAGTCACTTACACCGAACACGCAAAGAGGAAAACTGTAACCGCCATGGACGTGGTGTACGCGCTGAAGAGGCAAGGCAGAACTCTGTACGGCTTCGGCGGTTAA